The DNA region TTTTAACTGCGAATATATCTAATGTGTAGCTAGGATATTTAACATCAAAATTGCTTGAAATTTTATTAGGATATTCAAAGTTTTGTTTTACAAGGTAGCCTTCCTTTTGTAATGTATCCACTAAAGATTTAGTTATATTTCGCGGAAGTTCACCTTTTTTTATGCTGCTGGATCTCATGCACATATTAATGCCCCTCATTAAATACTCCTGAAATTTAATCTGTAAAAATTAACAAATGCTACAGCAGATTTACAATTTTTAATGGTTTTAAAATCAATAACAGATGTATGACCTCTTATCATTCCATGGGATACTCAATACGTAATTTATAACCGGCTTTCTCGCTTAACAAGACTGTTCCTGGAATAAACTGGTTCTCGTATTCCTTTACAATTTTAGATATATTCTGGTATGATTCATATTTTTTATCTACAATCCCCTTCTTTACAAGAATCATATATCTCATTTTAATGATTTCATCCTTCATTTCATCCATTATACCACCTGTTTTGAGTATGTGTACTTATCTCAAAATTTTCAGATCATATAATTCATTTCATATTTTTTTTATTGGATCCTCTGTTTTGTTGAAATATGTACATCATATGCCAATATTTTCTATACAATAATAAAGTGTCAGAACTAGTATATAAATATTTTTCAATTTTTTCCTTAAAGATCCCCCTATTGCTCAGACAATTGCCATTATTTCTGAACATTGTTTAAAATAATTAGCTTTTTATAAAAATATGTAAAAAATTTAAATTAAAATAAGGGAAAATTTGGTGAATTTATCAAATGTAAAGTTAGTATTTTATCTTTAAGTTGGGCAAATACTGGTAAAAATAGAGAAATATAGATCTATTAAATAATTACGATTCTTCCAGCTTGAGTTATGGAGTATTTTTCAAATAATCTTGATTTTTTAACTAAACCTCTATCCATAAGTCCTGCTAAATGTTTGTATACCATTGCACGTGATATATTTACACTTTTCCCGATTTCAGCTGCACTTAGATCTTCATTAGCTAAAACTTCCAGAATTTTTTGTCTTGTCTTTGATACATCCAGTTTTAAAAGGGGAATTCTTATGACTTTCTCATTATGGCAGCTGAAAATTGCGTTTATTCCTTCTTTATTAGCCACAAAATTGAGTAAAGAACCCAGATCGTCCCCTCCATATGCAACAAATATTTCACCATGCTTTTTAGCTGCATTTATAACTTCAGATATCTCCTTACAT from Methanobacterium bryantii includes:
- a CDS encoding ArsR family transcriptional regulator, which produces MRTLITNLKGQCLFNASMKTQAEGVIILSGKHRRRTELDKFIKGGEIKIETENPVEICKEISEVINAAKKHGEIFVAYGGDDLGSLLNFVANKEGINAIFSCHNEKVIRIPLLKLDVSKTRQKILEVLANEDLSAAEIGKSVNISRAMVYKHLAGLMDRGLVKKSRLFEKYSITQAGRIVII